From Chryseobacterium sp. IHB B 17019, one genomic window encodes:
- a CDS encoding DoxX family protein codes for MTDQKVQYPQLFLRLAIAVTMLSAVADRFGFWGENSSWGNWENFEKYTMKITSFLPESLSVFSAYSATFLEIIFPLMLILGFKTKISVYGAGFLLLIFALSMTITLGPKAPLDYSVWVGSAAAFLLASHEKYSLSIDNLIKKI; via the coding sequence ATGACAGACCAAAAAGTTCAATATCCGCAATTATTTTTAAGACTTGCAATCGCTGTAACCATGCTTTCGGCAGTGGCCGACAGGTTCGGTTTTTGGGGCGAAAATTCATCATGGGGCAACTGGGAAAATTTCGAAAAATATACAATGAAAATTACCTCATTTCTTCCTGAAAGCTTGAGTGTTTTTTCAGCATATTCAGCAACTTTTTTAGAAATAATTTTTCCATTAATGCTGATTTTAGGATTTAAAACCAAAATTTCAGTATATGGTGCAGGATTCTTGTTGTTGATTTTTGCTTTATCAATGACCATTACATTAGGTCCAAAAGCTCCTTTAGATTACTCGGTCTGGGTAGGAAGTGCAGCCGCTTTTTTATTGGCATCACATGAAAAATATTCATTAAGTATAGATAATTTAATTAAAAAAATATAA
- a CDS encoding DUF1304 domain-containing protein produces MEIVAKILIAIVAIEHIYILWLEMFAWETKGKEVFKAALPAEMFKPTKGLAANQGLYNGFLAAGLIWSFFIEDPKWQTNVALFFLSCVAIAGIYGAISATKKIFFVQALPAILAIIAVLLK; encoded by the coding sequence ATGGAAATCGTAGCAAAAATTTTGATCGCAATTGTAGCAATAGAGCATATCTACATTCTCTGGCTGGAAATGTTTGCATGGGAAACAAAAGGAAAAGAAGTTTTTAAAGCTGCTTTGCCCGCAGAAATGTTTAAACCGACAAAAGGATTGGCCGCTAATCAGGGACTTTATAATGGTTTTTTAGCGGCGGGATTAATTTGGTCTTTCTTTATTGAAGATCCGAAATGGCAGACTAATGTTGCCTTATTTTTCCTGAGTTGTGTAGCGATTGCAGGAATTTATGGAGCAATTTCCGCGACGAAGAAAATATTTTTTGTTCAGGCTTTACCTGCAATTTTGGCGATTATTGCTGTTTTATTGAAGTAA
- a CDS encoding TonB-dependent receptor plug domain-containing protein yields MKQILFFVIFLPSFCFSQETDSLELNQSNKLDSIEIVKKREIKTKVIDDVVITGTIKPISRSKSPVAVEIYSQKFFQKNPTPNIFEAIAMVNGVKPQLNCSVCNTGDIHINGLEGPYTMILIDGMPIVSSLSTVYGLSGIPNSLIDRIEVVKGPASSLYGSEAMGGVINIITKNALTAPKLSVDLMTTTWSENNIDLSTKFNIGKNIASLLSLNYFSFERKIDENKDNFTDSALQNRISVFNKWNFQRKENRMASFALRYLYEDRFGGEMQWNKSYRGSNEVYGESIYTNRVEAFGMYQWPMKENIFTQFSYNFHDQNSFYGTNPFEATQKVAFVQTYWDKKFGNHDLILGATFKKTFYDDNTPGTFSSDGITNEPMKSPILGAFIQDQWEINEKNTLLLGYRFDYDKIHHSVHSPRFAWKFSPNPYHTLRFNFGTGFRVVNLFTEDHAALTGSREVVIKSNLKPEKSINGNLNYVWKIPVGERLINLDASAFYTYFSNKIVGDFDSDPEKIIYDNLNGYGISRGVSMNIDYNFSFPLSVNFGVTYLDVYQKFDGETGKVQQLHAPKWSGTYNLTYKFPSNLTVDFTGQFYGPMRLPVLPNDYRPEYSPFYSLANIQVSKSFKSGFEVYCGIKNLFNFTPKDPLMRPFDPFDQHVNDPINNPNHYTFDTTYGYAPMQKIRGFLGVKYILK; encoded by the coding sequence ATGAAACAAATATTATTTTTTGTCATCTTTTTACCATCTTTTTGTTTCTCCCAGGAAACGGATAGTTTGGAATTAAATCAATCAAATAAGCTTGATTCAATTGAAATTGTAAAGAAGCGGGAGATAAAAACAAAGGTAATTGATGATGTTGTAATTACTGGGACTATAAAACCGATCAGCAGATCAAAAAGTCCTGTTGCAGTGGAGATTTACAGTCAGAAATTTTTCCAGAAAAATCCCACTCCGAATATTTTTGAAGCCATTGCAATGGTAAATGGTGTAAAACCCCAACTGAATTGTTCGGTTTGTAACACTGGAGATATCCATATCAATGGTCTGGAAGGGCCTTACACAATGATTTTAATTGATGGAATGCCAATTGTAAGTTCGCTTTCTACGGTTTATGGTTTAAGCGGAATCCCCAATAGTTTGATTGATCGAATTGAAGTTGTAAAAGGCCCCGCATCCTCTCTCTACGGCTCAGAAGCAATGGGCGGAGTTATTAATATTATCACCAAAAATGCTTTGACCGCTCCAAAATTAAGTGTTGATCTCATGACAACAACCTGGAGTGAAAATAATATTGACTTGTCAACAAAATTTAATATCGGGAAGAATATAGCTTCATTATTAAGCTTAAATTATTTCAGTTTTGAAAGAAAAATTGATGAAAATAAAGATAATTTCACCGATTCTGCTTTACAAAACAGGATTTCTGTCTTCAATAAATGGAATTTTCAACGAAAGGAAAACAGGATGGCGAGTTTTGCCTTACGGTACCTGTATGAAGATCGTTTCGGGGGAGAAATGCAGTGGAATAAATCTTACAGAGGAAGCAACGAAGTGTATGGAGAAAGTATTTATACCAATAGAGTAGAGGCTTTCGGGATGTATCAATGGCCGATGAAAGAGAATATTTTCACTCAATTTTCATATAATTTTCATGATCAGAACTCTTTTTATGGAACAAATCCTTTTGAAGCGACGCAGAAGGTAGCTTTTGTTCAAACGTATTGGGATAAAAAATTCGGAAACCATGATCTGATTTTGGGAGCAACTTTTAAAAAAACATTTTATGACGACAACACACCCGGAACTTTTTCGTCAGACGGAATAACTAACGAACCTATGAAATCTCCAATTTTGGGAGCATTTATTCAGGATCAATGGGAAATTAACGAAAAAAATACATTGTTGTTGGGCTACAGATTTGATTACGATAAAATTCATCATTCTGTGCATTCACCCCGTTTTGCGTGGAAATTTTCTCCCAATCCTTATCATACTTTACGATTCAATTTTGGAACAGGCTTCCGTGTCGTGAACTTATTTACGGAAGATCATGCAGCTTTAACGGGCTCGCGTGAAGTGGTGATTAAATCCAATTTAAAACCCGAAAAATCCATCAATGGGAATTTGAATTATGTTTGGAAAATCCCTGTCGGAGAACGGTTGATAAACTTGGATGCTTCTGCGTTTTACACCTATTTCAGCAATAAAATTGTCGGTGATTTTGATTCTGATCCTGAAAAAATTATTTACGATAATCTCAATGGTTACGGAATTTCGAGAGGGGTTTCGATGAATATTGATTATAATTTTAGTTTTCCATTGAGTGTTAATTTTGGGGTGACTTATCTTGATGTCTATCAGAAATTTGATGGTGAAACCGGAAAAGTGCAGCAGCTTCATGCCCCAAAATGGAGCGGAACATATAACTTAACCTATAAATTTCCTAGTAATTTAACGGTAGATTTCACCGGACAATTTTACGGGCCGATGCGATTACCGGTTTTACCAAATGACTATCGACCGGAATATTCTCCGTTTTATTCACTGGCAAATATTCAGGTTTCAAAAAGTTTCAAATCCGGATTTGAAGTGTATTGCGGAATTAAAAACCTGTTCAATTTCACTCCGAAAGATCCATTGATGCGACCGTTTGACCCGTTTGATCAACACGTAAATGATCCGATTAATAATCCCAATCATTATACTTTTGACACCACTTACGGCTATGCTCCGATGCAGAAAATCAGAGGGTTTTTGGGTGTAAAATATATTTTGAAATAA
- a CDS encoding carboxymuconolactone decarboxylase family protein encodes MSTRFDMATTEAAGYKAVLGLEGYLQTISINKIQKELIKIRASQINGCAFCIDMHTKDAIKYGETPQRIFLLNAWREAKELYTEEEQVILEMTEEITLISQKGLTEETYYKAKQLFDENTIAQIILAIVTINAWNRIAISTHAPIGK; translated from the coding sequence ATGAGCACAAGATTCGATATGGCGACTACGGAAGCGGCAGGTTACAAAGCAGTATTGGGACTAGAAGGTTATCTTCAGACAATTTCTATAAATAAAATTCAGAAGGAATTAATTAAAATCAGAGCTTCACAAATCAACGGGTGTGCATTTTGTATTGATATGCATACGAAAGATGCCATAAAATACGGAGAAACTCCACAAAGGATTTTCCTTTTGAATGCCTGGAGAGAAGCTAAAGAGCTTTACACAGAAGAAGAGCAGGTAATCCTGGAAATGACGGAAGAAATTACTCTGATCAGTCAAAAAGGATTAACAGAAGAAACCTATTACAAGGCAAAACAACTCTTTGACGAGAATACAATAGCGCAGATTATTTTGGCGATTGTGACAATCAATGCATGGAATAGAATTGCGATAAGCACGCATGCGCCGATTGGAAAATAA
- a CDS encoding Crp/Fnr family transcriptional regulator: MDTFKTHLDKFISINEEEYISVLSFFEVLEVKKKHNLMLDGEICKSMYFVVKGCLRKFFVNEKGVEHTTEFAIENWWITDTFAYERQIPSDFCIQAVEHSTILVINFQAQEELLRKHPLMERYFRMIYQRAYAASERRIRFLYEMSREELYTHFSTQYSEFIQRIPQYLIASYLGFTPEYLSEIRAKLRS; encoded by the coding sequence ATGGATACTTTCAAGACACATTTAGATAAGTTTATCAGTATTAATGAAGAAGAATATATTTCTGTTCTTTCTTTTTTTGAGGTATTGGAAGTGAAAAAAAAACATAATCTAATGCTTGATGGCGAAATTTGTAAATCCATGTATTTTGTAGTGAAAGGCTGTCTCAGAAAATTTTTTGTTAATGAAAAAGGAGTAGAACACACCACGGAATTTGCTATAGAAAACTGGTGGATCACTGATACTTTTGCTTATGAAAGACAGATTCCGTCAGATTTCTGTATTCAGGCGGTTGAGCATTCAACGATTTTAGTTATTAATTTTCAGGCTCAGGAAGAATTATTAAGAAAGCATCCATTGATGGAGCGATATTTTAGAATGATTTACCAAAGGGCTTATGCGGCTTCCGAGCGTAGGATTCGTTTTTTATACGAAATGAGCAGAGAAGAACTGTACACGCATTTCAGTACGCAATATTCTGAATTTATTCAAAGAATTCCACAATATCTCATTGCTTCATACTTAGGTTTTACACCGGAATATTTAAGTGAAATCAGAGCAAAATTACGTTCTTAA
- a CDS encoding thioredoxin family protein, which yields MKVLTIILFLMLVPCFCLSQMKTGTFSDLEKLKKEDSKPVIIHIYTDWCSVCKIEKYNLSKDKELIKKINEDFYFINFEAEKTKERINFLGQEFNYLPNGNSGIHELTLALSKNKNQPVYPLWIFLDKNQNLVYYHEGEFKPEKVKEKLVEISAL from the coding sequence ATGAAAGTTTTAACGATAATTTTATTTTTAATGTTAGTGCCTTGTTTTTGTCTTTCGCAGATGAAAACAGGTACTTTTTCTGATCTTGAAAAACTTAAAAAGGAAGATTCTAAACCGGTTATTATTCACATTTACACGGACTGGTGTTCTGTCTGTAAAATCGAAAAATATAATTTAAGTAAAGACAAAGAACTGATTAAAAAAATTAATGAAGATTTTTATTTCATCAATTTTGAAGCAGAAAAAACGAAAGAGAGAATTAATTTTCTAGGGCAAGAATTTAATTATTTGCCTAATGGAAATTCGGGGATTCATGAGTTGACTTTGGCTTTATCGAAGAATAAAAATCAGCCTGTTTATCCGTTGTGGATTTTTTTAGATAAAAATCAGAATTTGGTTTATTATCATGAAGGAGAGTTTAAACCTGAAAAAGTGAAGGAGAAGTTGGTAGAGATTTCTGCTTTGTAG